Proteins found in one Asterias amurensis chromosome 13, ASM3211899v1 genomic segment:
- the LOC139945955 gene encoding Fanconi anemia group C protein homolog: protein MDVERVQVWLERTKEWNSDQSGEQNDGSGHRSELRVFLTDLHRQLVEWGSLSNALKNIPNVAQLLGRLCRNPAVMVQEDVCKLVIQCVMDFYTSTPCNPTEEKAVKWAQSQILHCTSYYKGKKNPCVGVAESVGCSASHFNLTSTFQLLESMVEDLCKVPVTRWDSRANCRVPSTQLSSTTLSHLSELCLPLVTSGSSAVVPLVECLLSCHGNTAEDALSPAFLKAITESQQNAYTEKKNTLTMTYKGRVSLWTRYLPALESEFLNLVQALMDEYPSTEHDSQQLISSRKLPLACVENPSINTALQGLMELLLQNTEGSSFVLNLMEVFSKCVQETRKAAKTAEFHCRVTVMDGFRNQLQVNPLDLLNSLLTLYINNISNRLMQMALDDDHAGRIHVWLLLVRSPGWHHAAVRMLLHGSAESRPACLNIIAWYNMPLVPNRHQQYKARLSDLVTSLRGLCSKTSVQPRDLHCAFNPLHAAEVKGHGHMHNVIHPLMMLFVVNGRGTLQLLADIVKLDMGDKEPSAATSFMFLLESVEFSTMWDATSQQGFGNRGTHVNEALRECKGAYLAEYQQQRLLGKALTLTEKQHSDLLGRYDRIVRLVM, encoded by the exons ATGGATGTAGAGAGAGTACAAGTCTGGTTAGAGCGAACTAAAGAATGGAACTCCGATCAAAGTGGAGAGCAAAATGATGGCTCTGGACACCGCAGTGAGCTGAGAGTTTTCCTGACAGATCTTCATCGTCAGCTTGTGGAGTGG GGTAGTCTCAGCAATGCACTGAAGAACATCCCAAATGTTGCACAACTTCTTGGAAGACTTTGCCGTAACCCAGCCGTGATGGTACAAG aagaTGTATGCAAGCTTGTTATTCAATGTGTGATGGACTTCTATACCAGTACACCTTGCAACCCTACGGAGGAAAAAGCTGTCAAATGGGCCCAG TCCCAGATTCTTCACTGTACATCATATTACAAAGGGAAGAAAAATCCATGCGTTGGGGTAGCGGAATCAGTCGGTTGCTCAGCGAGTCATTTTAACCTCACATCAACTTTTCAG ttGTTGGAGTCAATGGTTGAAGATTTGTGCAAAGTACCTGTGACACGGTGGGATTCCAGGGCCAA CTGCCGGGTACCCAGTACACAGCTCTCCAGCACCACATTGAGTCATCTCTCCGAGCTCTGCTTGCCATTGGTAACAAGTGGTTCAAGTGCTGTAGTGCCATTGGTTGAATGCTTGCTGAGTTGCCATGGAAACACTGCGGAAGATGCCCTGAGTCCAGCATTTCTTAAAGCCATAACAGAGTCACAGCAGAACGCATacactgagaaaaaaaata CCTTGACGATGACTTACAAAGGCAGAGTATCGCTGTGGACCAGGTACCTACCAGCTCTCGAGAGTGAGTTTCTAAACCTTGTGCAAGCGCTCATGGATGAGTATCCCTCGACAGAACACGACTCACAGCAGTTAATATCCAGTAGGAAACTG CCTCTTGCCTGCGTTGAGAACCCGTCTATTAACACAGCCCTACAAGGCCTGATGGAACTGCTTCTCCAGAACACAGAGGGCAGCTCCTTTGTACTGAACCTCATGGAAGTCTTCTCTAAGTGTGTGCAAGAAACCCGTAAAGCTGCGAAGACAGCTGAATTTCATTGCAGAGTAACTGTAATGGATGGGTTTCGCAACCAGCTACAAGTGAACCCACTTG ACTTGCTAAACAGTCTGCTGACTCTTTACATTAACAACATCAGTAACCGCCTCATGCAGATGGCACTAGATGACGACCACGCTGGGCGAATCCATGTGTGGCTGCTATTAGTCAGATCCCCAGGGTGGCACCATGCAGCTGTTAGGATGCTACTGCATGGCAGTGCAGAATCCAGACCAGCATGCCTCAATATTATTGCTTGGTACAACATGCCACTGGTTCCTAATAGGCACCAACAGTACAAG GCACGGCTCAGTGACCTTGTGACCTCACTGCGAGGTCTTTGCAGCAAGACCAGTGTACAACCTCGTGACCTTCACTGTGCATTCAACCCTCTTCATGCGGCAGAGGTTAAAGGTCATGGCCATATGCATAATGTGATCCATCCGCTGATGATGCTGTTTGTTGTTAACGGAAGGGGAACTCTTCAGTTGCTGGCTGACATTGTCAAATTG gatATGGGTGACAAAGAACCAAGTGCTGCAACCAGCTTCATGTTTCTCCTTGAGAGTGTTGAATTCAGCACCATGTGGGATGCTACATCACAACAGGGGTTCGGTAACCGTGGAACACACGTAAACGAGGCACTGAGGGAATGTAAAGGTGCTTACCTGGCAGAGTACCAACAACAGCGACTTTTAGGGAAAGCTTTAACTCTGACCGAGAAACAACACTCTGATTTGCTGGGGCGATATGATAGAATAGTCAGGCTGGTCATGTGA